Proteins encoded in a region of the Aquila chrysaetos chrysaetos chromosome 25, bAquChr1.4, whole genome shotgun sequence genome:
- the GDE1 gene encoding glycerophosphodiester phosphodiesterase 1 isoform X3: protein MHDETVERTTDGSGRLCDLTFDEIRRLNPSAKHRLWNKFQGEKVPTLREAVVESMHRNLIIYFDVKGHANQAVDALKQLYLEFPRLYNNSVVCSFMPDVVYKMRQADRNVVTALTHRPWHLSHFGDGTPRFSSSWKHYLYMMMDVILDWSVHSFLWRLCGVSAFLIQKNFVSQEYVRHWSSKGIQVVAWTVNTFAEKSYYESVLESSYITDSLVEDCDPHY, encoded by the exons ATGCATGATGAAACAGTAGAAAGAACAACTGATGGGTCTGGAAGATTGTGTGACTTGACTTTTGATGAAATTAGGAGGCTTAATCCATCTGCAAAACATAGGCTATG GAACAAATTCCAAGGTGAGAAGGTACCAACACTGAGAGAAGCTGTTGTGGAGTCTATGCATCGCAATCTTATAATCTACTTCGATGTCAAAGGCCATGCAAATCAG GCAGTTGACGCCCTAAAACAACTCTACCTGGAATTTCCGCGTTTGTATAACAACAGCGTAGTCTGTTCTTTCATGCCAGATGTTGTTTATAAG ATGAGACAAGCTGACAGAAATGTTGTAACAGCACTAACACACAGGCCTTGGCATCTGAGTCATTTTGGAGATGGGACACCCCGTTTCAGTTCCTCCTGGAAACATTATTTGTATATGATGATGGATGTCATTCTAGATTGGAGCGTACACAGTTTCTTGTGGCGATTATGTGGGGTTTCAGCTTTCCTCATAcagaaaaattttgtttctca AGAGTATGTGAGGCACTGGTCTTCAAAAGGAATTCAAGTGGTTGCCTGGACAGTGAacacatttgcagaaaaaagctACTACGAAAGCGTCCTTGAATCCAGCTACATCACCGACAGCTTGGTGGAAGACTGTGATCCTCATTACTAG
- the GDE1 gene encoding glycerophosphodiester phosphodiesterase 1 isoform X1, whose amino-acid sequence MLCHGEGLLSSLTALLGVVLALSRSPALACLLTAGLYLALHLFSLEPAAPQSAQRVLRPRGAAARIAHRGGAHDAPENTLAAIRQAAENGATGVELDLEFTADGVPILMHDETVERTTDGSGRLCDLTFDEIRRLNPSAKHRLWNKFQGEKVPTLREAVVESMHRNLIIYFDVKGHANQAVDALKQLYLEFPRLYNNSVVCSFMPDVVYKMRQADRNVVTALTHRPWHLSHFGDGTPRFSSSWKHYLYMMMDVILDWSVHSFLWRLCGVSAFLIQKNFVSQEYVRHWSSKGIQVVAWTVNTFAEKSYYESVLESSYITDSLVEDCDPHY is encoded by the exons ATGTTGTGCCACGGGGAGGGCCTGCTGAGCTCCCTCACGGCGCTGCTGGGGGTGGTGCTGGCGCTGAGCCGCAGCCCGGCGCTGGCCTGCCTGCTGACGGCCGGCCTGTACCTGGCGCTGCACCTCTTCAGCCTGGAGCCCGCCGCGCCCCAGAGCGCTCAGCGCGTCCTGCGGccccgcggcgccgccgcccgcaTCGCCCACCGCGGCGGCGCCCACGACGCGCCCGAGAACACGCTAGCGGCCATCCGACAG gcagctGAGAATGGAGCAACGGGTGTTGAGCTGGATCTTGAATTTACTGCAGATGGTGTTCCCATTCTAATGCATGATGAAACAGTAGAAAGAACAACTGATGGGTCTGGAAGATTGTGTGACTTGACTTTTGATGAAATTAGGAGGCTTAATCCATCTGCAAAACATAGGCTATG GAACAAATTCCAAGGTGAGAAGGTACCAACACTGAGAGAAGCTGTTGTGGAGTCTATGCATCGCAATCTTATAATCTACTTCGATGTCAAAGGCCATGCAAATCAG GCAGTTGACGCCCTAAAACAACTCTACCTGGAATTTCCGCGTTTGTATAACAACAGCGTAGTCTGTTCTTTCATGCCAGATGTTGTTTATAAG ATGAGACAAGCTGACAGAAATGTTGTAACAGCACTAACACACAGGCCTTGGCATCTGAGTCATTTTGGAGATGGGACACCCCGTTTCAGTTCCTCCTGGAAACATTATTTGTATATGATGATGGATGTCATTCTAGATTGGAGCGTACACAGTTTCTTGTGGCGATTATGTGGGGTTTCAGCTTTCCTCATAcagaaaaattttgtttctca AGAGTATGTGAGGCACTGGTCTTCAAAAGGAATTCAAGTGGTTGCCTGGACAGTGAacacatttgcagaaaaaagctACTACGAAAGCGTCCTTGAATCCAGCTACATCACCGACAGCTTGGTGGAAGACTGTGATCCTCATTACTAG
- the GDE1 gene encoding glycerophosphodiester phosphodiesterase 1 isoform X2 gives MLCHGEGLLSSLTALLGVVLALSRSPALACLLTAGLYLALHLFSLEPAAPQSAQRVLRPRGAAARIAHRGGAHDAPENTLAAIRQAAENGATGVELDLEFTADGVPILMHDETVERTTDGSGRLCDLTFDEIRRLNPSAKHRLWNKFQGEKVPTLREAVVESMHRNLIIYFDVKGHANQMRQADRNVVTALTHRPWHLSHFGDGTPRFSSSWKHYLYMMMDVILDWSVHSFLWRLCGVSAFLIQKNFVSQEYVRHWSSKGIQVVAWTVNTFAEKSYYESVLESSYITDSLVEDCDPHY, from the exons ATGTTGTGCCACGGGGAGGGCCTGCTGAGCTCCCTCACGGCGCTGCTGGGGGTGGTGCTGGCGCTGAGCCGCAGCCCGGCGCTGGCCTGCCTGCTGACGGCCGGCCTGTACCTGGCGCTGCACCTCTTCAGCCTGGAGCCCGCCGCGCCCCAGAGCGCTCAGCGCGTCCTGCGGccccgcggcgccgccgcccgcaTCGCCCACCGCGGCGGCGCCCACGACGCGCCCGAGAACACGCTAGCGGCCATCCGACAG gcagctGAGAATGGAGCAACGGGTGTTGAGCTGGATCTTGAATTTACTGCAGATGGTGTTCCCATTCTAATGCATGATGAAACAGTAGAAAGAACAACTGATGGGTCTGGAAGATTGTGTGACTTGACTTTTGATGAAATTAGGAGGCTTAATCCATCTGCAAAACATAGGCTATG GAACAAATTCCAAGGTGAGAAGGTACCAACACTGAGAGAAGCTGTTGTGGAGTCTATGCATCGCAATCTTATAATCTACTTCGATGTCAAAGGCCATGCAAATCAG ATGAGACAAGCTGACAGAAATGTTGTAACAGCACTAACACACAGGCCTTGGCATCTGAGTCATTTTGGAGATGGGACACCCCGTTTCAGTTCCTCCTGGAAACATTATTTGTATATGATGATGGATGTCATTCTAGATTGGAGCGTACACAGTTTCTTGTGGCGATTATGTGGGGTTTCAGCTTTCCTCATAcagaaaaattttgtttctca AGAGTATGTGAGGCACTGGTCTTCAAAAGGAATTCAAGTGGTTGCCTGGACAGTGAacacatttgcagaaaaaagctACTACGAAAGCGTCCTTGAATCCAGCTACATCACCGACAGCTTGGTGGAAGACTGTGATCCTCATTACTAG